The following coding sequences are from one Lycium ferocissimum isolate CSIRO_LF1 chromosome 3, AGI_CSIRO_Lferr_CH_V1, whole genome shotgun sequence window:
- the LOC132049808 gene encoding probable serine/threonine-protein kinase PBL18 — MGCFTVSKSKKKISEHSVHIKRVNPQEQSPTALPEPQRVQTRSLQSAPPSFRTRAVKPVQSNNGIRTRTLSAPSSLDSADQDALASSNECEEREELTCRARSSVPQPLPLPSPQNAAAALRATRSFKVGNTSSSSLNASGPLPLPPVLPPTLPSTGTLRNFAFDEISAACHHFSPERCMSEGLSSVIYRASFGDDAKKLEATITRLHPSSQGLKEFVNEVNTLASLQHSSLCKLIGFHAREGSEHRMLVFERLFHGSLDRLLFGRTDGPSIDWNARTKIALCAAQGLTFLHEEGPFQAMFHEFSTGNIQIDKDFSAKLSGYGCITNIQETEISCNSVALANLSQETLERGLLTPKSNVWSFGIVLLELLTGRKNLDGRYSKEERNLVKWSRPFLADDGRLSLIMDPQLKGRFPAKAARTVADIAQRCLQKDPSERPTMRIIVDQLKSVQVMKCPSSFPLQEPAVVGGKKHMSKSPSMNGIITPMPRLSFSPSLPLTRASASPSKAAATQPSRRPSLTCSYSFSLEDLDRLESRRSSTSSFRRSSVEGF, encoded by the exons ATGGGATGTTTCACGGTTTCAAAGAGTAAGAAGAAAATATCCGAGCACAGCGTCCACATAAAACGTGTGAATCCTCAGGAGCAGTCACCTACTGCACTGCCTGAACCCCAGAGAGTACAAACAAGATCATTGCAGTCTGCACCACCAAGTTTTAGAACAAGAGCAGTGAAACCCGTGCAGTCAAACAATGGAATTAGGACACGAACTCTATCCGCCCCATCAAGTCTGGACTCAGCAGATCAAGATGCTCTAGCGTCGTCGAATGAATGTGAGGAACGTGAAGAGTTGACGTGTCGTGCCAGGTCATCAGTTCCTCAGCCTCTTCCTCTTCCATCACCTCAGAATGCTGCTGCTGCTCTGAGGGCTACGAGAAGCTTCAAAGTGGGGAATACAAGTAGTAGCTCTCTCAATGCCTCTGGACCTTTGCCACTGCCTCCTGTGCTGCCTCCTACATTGCCTTCTACTGGAACACTGCGGAACTTTGCTTTTGATGAAATTTCTGCTGCATGCCACCATTTCTCTCCAGAACGTTGTATGTCAGAAGGTCTCTCTTCTGTCATCTACAGAGCTTCTTTTGGGGATGATGCAAAGAAGCTTGAAGCCACTATAACTCGCCTTCACCCTTCTTCACAG GGTTTAAAGGAATTTGTCAACGAGGTGAACACGCTGGCTTCATTGCAACATTCTTCACTTTGTAAACTGATTGGTTTTCATGCACGCGAAGGTTCTGAGCATAGGATGTTGGTCTTTGAGAGGCTTTTCCATGGAAGCTTAGACCGGCTTTTGTTTGGAAGAACAGATGGACCCTCTATAGATTGGAATGCGAGAACCAAAATTGCCTTATGTGCTGCACAAGGTCTCACATTTCTACATGAGGAGGGACCTTTCCAG GCAATGTTCCATGAATTTTCAACTGGAAATATACAAATCGACAAGGATTTTAGTGCAAAGCTCTCAGGGTATGGATGCATTACGAATATACAAGAGACAGAGATATCTTGCAATTCAGTT GCCCTGGCGAATCTCTCGCAGGAGACACTGGAGAGAGGGTTGCTAACTCCCAAGAGCAATGTTTGGAGTTTTGGGATTGTACTTCTAGAACTGCTCACTGGCCGGAAGAATCTAGATGGTCGGTATTCAAAGGAAGAGAGGAATTTAGTCAAGTGGAGTAGGCCTTTCCTTGCTGATGATGGTAGATTATCGCTTATCATGGATCCTCAGCTAAAAGGACGTTTCCCTGCAAAAGCAGCCAGGACAGTGGCTGATATTGCTCAAAGATGCCTGCAAAAAGATCCATCCGAAAGGCCCACTATGAGAATTATCGTGGACCAACTCAAGTCTGTACAAGTGATGAAGTGCCCTTCAAGTTTTCCTCTGCAAGAACCAGCGGTAGTTGGTGGTAAAAAACATATGTCAAAGTCTCCAAGCATGAACGGGATCATCACTCCCATGCCAAGGTTAAGTTTCTCACCTTCCTTACCACTCACCCGAGCATCGGCTTCTCCCTCAAAGGCTGCTGCTACTCAACCCTCGCGTCGTCCTTCCTTAACATGTTCCTACTCTTTCTCTTTGGAGGACCTTGATCGACTGGAAAGCCGAAGGTCATCAACTTCATCTTTTCGCAGGTCAAGTGTTGAAGGATTTTGA
- the LOC132049809 gene encoding B3 domain-containing transcription repressor VAL2-like isoform X1 — protein MESKICMNGLCGANSSIEWKKGWPLRSGEFASLCDKCGTAYEQLVFCDLFHSEDTGWRECISCGKRLHCGCIASSSLLELLDSGGINCVSCARSSQRHATPNHEKPKAFGNSISNSVGETPSTSLGSQMNGSEPNKREGIDSIDPALLLPHQNDIANRPISQIKMEEAFHPAGDSGSTFSSNYKGVKDIHGSPVQTNLSIALSAPSPNTKLFPTTMDEGDLNKTISSLQQGSRSRNLLPKPPKSTSALGPETTAGIISQIRVARPPVEGRIKNQLLPRYWPRITDQELQQISGDSNSTIIPLFEKVLSASDAGRIGRLVLPKACAEAYFPPISQPEGLPLRIQDVKGKEWVFQFRFWPNNNSRMYVLEGVTPCIQSMQLQAGDTVTFSRMDPEGKLLMGFRKASTVNSTQENRLSAMSKSVFSTEPTSFSAMPENLPLMSGYSGLLQSFKGSRESSVNLSSKHFNSGDFSWYLTEKNGGRNADGALSPSMPVSERKRSRNIGSKSKRLLIDAHDALELKLSWEELQDMLRPPMSVQPTTVTIEDQEFEEYEQPPVLGKRSIFTVRLSGEQEQWAQCDNCFKWRRLPTDYLLPPRWTCQDNISDHSRCSCSVPDDLTPRELENLLKMDKDLKKQRSAASQRQAHDSSDLDSQANGISIAGDVREPGPASVATTTKHPRHRPGCSCIVCIQPPSGKGKHNPTCTCNVCMTVKRRFKTLMMRKKKRQSEREAELSQQRNQLMWSSKEDTEVDSLVKPEVEPSERERSGSETLARGHSSGNQLQKLPEISKSQLDLNCQPNREDTGSSHISMMSLLQQACLPLETYLRQNGLTSLVSEQQESSGSQGLPQDNTRESDLCVHEDQCLASTAQEQEKDAAKENSEPDQIGKDHIHET, from the exons GACTGCTTATGAGCAACTAGTCTTCTGTGATTTATTCCACTCGGAGGACACTGGTTGGAGGGAGTGTATTTCATGTGGCAAG CGTCTTCATTGCGGATGCATTGCTTCTAGCTCTTTGCTGGAGTTGCTCGATAGTGGGGGCATTAATTGTGTCAGCTGTGCGAGGAGTAGTCAACGACATGCT ACACCAAATCATGAGAAGCCCAAAGCTTTTGGAAATTCTATCTCAAACAGTGTTGGTGAAACGCCTTCAACTTCTTTGGGAAGTCAGATGAATGGTTCTGAACCTAATAAAAGAGAGGGTATTGATAGTATTGATCCAGCACTTCTTCTCCCACACCAGAATGACATCGCAAATAGGCCTATAAgccaaataaaaatggaagaagCCTTCCATCCTGCTGGAGATTCTGGAAGCACATTTTCGTCAAATTACAAAGGAGTTAAAGATATTCATGGATCACCAGTACAGACAAACTTAAGTATAGCTCTGTCTGCACCTTCACCGAACACAAAACTCTTTCCCACTACAATGGATGAGGGGGACTTGAACAAGACGATTTCTTCCTTGCAACAAGGGTCTAGGTCTCGTAATCTCTTGCCCAAACCCCCAAAATCTACTTCTGCTTTGGGACCAGAGACAACTGCTGGCATAATTTCACAGATTCGTGTTGCCAGGCCACCTGTTGAAGGTCGAATTAAGAATCAGCTGCTTCCACGTTATTGGCCGAGGATAACAGATCAGGAGTTGCAGCAAATATCTGGAGA CTCAAATTCCACCATCATACCATTATTTGAGAAGGTTCTGAGTGCAAGTGATGCAGGTCGAATTGGCCGTTTGGTACTTCCTAAAGCATGTGCTGAA GCATATTTCCCACCAATTTCTCAACCAGAAGGACTTCCTCTGCGGATTCAGGATGTGAAGGGCAAAGAATGGGTATTCCAGTTCAGATTTTGGCCAAACAACAACAGCAGAATGTATGTTCTTGAGGGTGTGACCCCTTGTATACAATCAATGCAATTACAAGCTGGAGATACAG tAACTTTCAGCCGCATGGATCCAGAAGGAAAGCTTTTAATGGGGTTTCGTAAAGCGTCAACTGTTAATTCAACTCAG GAAAATCGTCTATCAGCCATGTCCAAGAGTGTTTTCTCCACTGAGCCCACCTCCTTCTCTGCAATGCCTGAGAATCTACCTCTAATGAGTGGTTACTCTGGCCTTCTTCAGTCATTTAAAGGAAGCAGGGAATCTTCCGTAAATTTGTCTTCGAAACATTTCAATAGTGGCGATTTTAGCTGGTACTTAACTGAGAAGAATGGAGGCAGGAATGCAGATGGTGCCTTATCCCCTTCAATGCCTGTTTCAGAGCGTAAAAGAAGTCGTAATATTGGATCAAAAAGTAAGAGACTGCTCATTGATGCCCATGATGCTTTGGAGCTCAAACTTTCATGGGAAGAGTTACAGGATATGCTCCGACCACCAATGAGTGTCCAGCCAACCACTGTTACAATTGAGGACCAAGAATTTGAAGAATATGAA CAACCACCTGTTCTTGGGAAGAGGAGCATTTTTACTGTCCGCTTATCCGG GGAGCAGGAGCAATGGGCTCAATGTGATAATTGTTTTAAGTGGCGAAGGTTGCCAACTGATTATCTTCTACCTCCTCGGTGGACATGTCAAGACAATATTTCAGATCATAGCAG GTGCTCTTGTTCTGTCCCAGATGATCTAACGCCCAGAGAGCTCGAAAATCTTCTCAAAATGGACAAGG ATTTAAAGAAACAGAGAAGTGCTGCAAGCCAAAGGCAGGCTCATGATTCTTCTGATTTAGATTCTCAAGCAAATGGGATAAGTATTGCTGGTGATGTAAGAGAGCCGGGTCCTGCATCAgttgcaacaacaacaaaacaccCAAGGCATCGACCTGGCTGTTCTTGCATTGTGTGCATCCAGCCTCCCAGCGGGAAGGGCAAACATAATCCGACATGTACATGCAATGTCTGCATGACAGTCAAACGCCGTTTCAAGACACTTATGATGCGTAAAAAGAAGCGTCAATCAGAACGTGAAGCGGAACTCAGCCAACAGAGGAATCAACTTATGTGGAGCTCCAAGGAAGATACTGAAGTGGACAGCTTGGTGAAACCAGAAGTTGAACCTTCAGAGAGAGAAAGATCAGGAAGCGAGACACTGGCGAGGGGCCATAGCAGCGGCAATCAATTGCAGAAGCTTCCGGAAATAAGTAAGTCGCAATTAGACTTAAACTGTCAACCAAATCGTGAAGATACAGGTTCATCTCATATTAGCATGATGTCTCTTCTTCAGCAAGCTTGTCTGCCGCTAGAGACATATCTGAGGCAGAATGGTCTAACAAGCTTGGTTTCTGAGCAACAAGAGAGCTCAGGGTCCCAAGGGTTGCCCCAAGACAACACCAGAGAGAGTGACCTATGTGTCCACGAGGATCAATGCCTTGCTTCTACTGCTCAAGAGCAAGAAAAGGATGCTGCAAAGGAAAACTCTGAACCAGATCAAATTGGAAAAGACCATATTCATGAAACATGA
- the LOC132049809 gene encoding B3 domain-containing protein Os07g0679700-like isoform X3: MNGSEPNKREGIDSIDPALLLPHQNDIANRPISQIKMEEAFHPAGDSGSTFSSNYKGVKDIHGSPVQTNLSIALSAPSPNTKLFPTTMDEGDLNKTISSLQQGSRSRNLLPKPPKSTSALGPETTAGIISQIRVARPPVEGRIKNQLLPRYWPRITDQELQQISGDSNSTIIPLFEKVLSASDAGRIGRLVLPKACAEAYFPPISQPEGLPLRIQDVKGKEWVFQFRFWPNNNSRMYVLEGVTPCIQSMQLQAGDTVTFSRMDPEGKLLMGFRKASTVNSTQENRLSAMSKSVFSTEPTSFSAMPENLPLMSGYSGLLQSFKGSRESSVNLSSKHFNSGDFSWYLTEKNGGRNADGALSPSMPVSERKRSRNIGSKSKRLLIDAHDALELKLSWEELQDMLRPPMSVQPTTVTIEDQEFEEYEQPPVLGKRSIFTVRLSGEQEQWAQCDNCFKWRRLPTDYLLPPRWTCQDNISDHSRCSCSVPDDLTPRELENLLKMDKDLKKQRSAASQRQAHDSSDLDSQANGISIAGDVREPGPASVATTTKHPRHRPGCSCIVCIQPPSGKGKHNPTCTCNVCMTVKRRFKTLMMRKKKRQSEREAELSQQRNQLMWSSKEDTEVDSLVKPEVEPSERERSGSETLARGHSSGNQLQKLPEISKSQLDLNCQPNREDTGSSHISMMSLLQQACLPLETYLRQNGLTSLVSEQQESSGSQGLPQDNTRESDLCVHEDQCLASTAQEQEKDAAKENSEPDQIGKDHIHET; encoded by the exons ATGAATGGTTCTGAACCTAATAAAAGAGAGGGTATTGATAGTATTGATCCAGCACTTCTTCTCCCACACCAGAATGACATCGCAAATAGGCCTATAAgccaaataaaaatggaagaagCCTTCCATCCTGCTGGAGATTCTGGAAGCACATTTTCGTCAAATTACAAAGGAGTTAAAGATATTCATGGATCACCAGTACAGACAAACTTAAGTATAGCTCTGTCTGCACCTTCACCGAACACAAAACTCTTTCCCACTACAATGGATGAGGGGGACTTGAACAAGACGATTTCTTCCTTGCAACAAGGGTCTAGGTCTCGTAATCTCTTGCCCAAACCCCCAAAATCTACTTCTGCTTTGGGACCAGAGACAACTGCTGGCATAATTTCACAGATTCGTGTTGCCAGGCCACCTGTTGAAGGTCGAATTAAGAATCAGCTGCTTCCACGTTATTGGCCGAGGATAACAGATCAGGAGTTGCAGCAAATATCTGGAGA CTCAAATTCCACCATCATACCATTATTTGAGAAGGTTCTGAGTGCAAGTGATGCAGGTCGAATTGGCCGTTTGGTACTTCCTAAAGCATGTGCTGAA GCATATTTCCCACCAATTTCTCAACCAGAAGGACTTCCTCTGCGGATTCAGGATGTGAAGGGCAAAGAATGGGTATTCCAGTTCAGATTTTGGCCAAACAACAACAGCAGAATGTATGTTCTTGAGGGTGTGACCCCTTGTATACAATCAATGCAATTACAAGCTGGAGATACAG tAACTTTCAGCCGCATGGATCCAGAAGGAAAGCTTTTAATGGGGTTTCGTAAAGCGTCAACTGTTAATTCAACTCAG GAAAATCGTCTATCAGCCATGTCCAAGAGTGTTTTCTCCACTGAGCCCACCTCCTTCTCTGCAATGCCTGAGAATCTACCTCTAATGAGTGGTTACTCTGGCCTTCTTCAGTCATTTAAAGGAAGCAGGGAATCTTCCGTAAATTTGTCTTCGAAACATTTCAATAGTGGCGATTTTAGCTGGTACTTAACTGAGAAGAATGGAGGCAGGAATGCAGATGGTGCCTTATCCCCTTCAATGCCTGTTTCAGAGCGTAAAAGAAGTCGTAATATTGGATCAAAAAGTAAGAGACTGCTCATTGATGCCCATGATGCTTTGGAGCTCAAACTTTCATGGGAAGAGTTACAGGATATGCTCCGACCACCAATGAGTGTCCAGCCAACCACTGTTACAATTGAGGACCAAGAATTTGAAGAATATGAA CAACCACCTGTTCTTGGGAAGAGGAGCATTTTTACTGTCCGCTTATCCGG GGAGCAGGAGCAATGGGCTCAATGTGATAATTGTTTTAAGTGGCGAAGGTTGCCAACTGATTATCTTCTACCTCCTCGGTGGACATGTCAAGACAATATTTCAGATCATAGCAG GTGCTCTTGTTCTGTCCCAGATGATCTAACGCCCAGAGAGCTCGAAAATCTTCTCAAAATGGACAAGG ATTTAAAGAAACAGAGAAGTGCTGCAAGCCAAAGGCAGGCTCATGATTCTTCTGATTTAGATTCTCAAGCAAATGGGATAAGTATTGCTGGTGATGTAAGAGAGCCGGGTCCTGCATCAgttgcaacaacaacaaaacaccCAAGGCATCGACCTGGCTGTTCTTGCATTGTGTGCATCCAGCCTCCCAGCGGGAAGGGCAAACATAATCCGACATGTACATGCAATGTCTGCATGACAGTCAAACGCCGTTTCAAGACACTTATGATGCGTAAAAAGAAGCGTCAATCAGAACGTGAAGCGGAACTCAGCCAACAGAGGAATCAACTTATGTGGAGCTCCAAGGAAGATACTGAAGTGGACAGCTTGGTGAAACCAGAAGTTGAACCTTCAGAGAGAGAAAGATCAGGAAGCGAGACACTGGCGAGGGGCCATAGCAGCGGCAATCAATTGCAGAAGCTTCCGGAAATAAGTAAGTCGCAATTAGACTTAAACTGTCAACCAAATCGTGAAGATACAGGTTCATCTCATATTAGCATGATGTCTCTTCTTCAGCAAGCTTGTCTGCCGCTAGAGACATATCTGAGGCAGAATGGTCTAACAAGCTTGGTTTCTGAGCAACAAGAGAGCTCAGGGTCCCAAGGGTTGCCCCAAGACAACACCAGAGAGAGTGACCTATGTGTCCACGAGGATCAATGCCTTGCTTCTACTGCTCAAGAGCAAGAAAAGGATGCTGCAAAGGAAAACTCTGAACCAGATCAAATTGGAAAAGACCATATTCATGAAACATGA
- the LOC132049809 gene encoding B3 domain-containing transcription repressor VAL2-like isoform X2, whose product MESKICMNGLCGANSSIEWKKGWPLRSGEFASLCDKCGTAYEQLVFCDLFHSEDTGWRECISCGKRLHCGCIASSSLLELLDSGGINCVSCARSSQRHATPNHEKPKAFGNSISNSVGETPSTSLGSQMNGSEPNKREGIDSIDPALLLPHQNDIANRPISQIKMEEAFHPAGDSGSTFSSNYKGVKDIHGSPVQTNLSIALSAPSPNTKLFPTTMDEGDLNKTISSLQQGSRSRNLLPKPPKSTSALGPETTAGIISQIRVARPPVEGRIKNQLLPRYWPRITDQELQQISGDSNSTIIPLFEKVLSASDAGRIGRLVLPKACAEAYFPPISQPEGLPLRIQDVKGKEWVFQFRFWPNNNSRMYVLEGVTPCIQSMQLQAGDTVTFSRMDPEGKLLMGFRKASTVNSTQENRLSAMSKSVFSTEPTSFSAMPENLPLMSGYSGLLQSFKGSRESSVNLSSKHFNSGDFSWYLTEKNGGRNADGALSPSMPVSERKRSRNIGSKSKRLLIDAHDALELKLSWEELQDMLRPPMSVQPTTVTIEDQEFEEYEQPPVLGKRSIFTVRLSGEQEQWAQCDNCFKWRRLPTDYLLPPRWTCQDNISDHSRCSCSVPDDLTPRELENLLKMDKDLKKQRSAASQRQAHDSSDLDSQANGISIAGDVREPGPASVATTTKHPRHRPGCSCIVCIQPPSGKGKHNPTCTCNVCMTVKRRFKTLMMRKKKRQSEREAELSQQRNQLMWSSKEDTEVDSLVKPEVEPSERERSGSETLARGHSSGNQLQKLPEITSLSAARDISEAEWSNKLGF is encoded by the exons GACTGCTTATGAGCAACTAGTCTTCTGTGATTTATTCCACTCGGAGGACACTGGTTGGAGGGAGTGTATTTCATGTGGCAAG CGTCTTCATTGCGGATGCATTGCTTCTAGCTCTTTGCTGGAGTTGCTCGATAGTGGGGGCATTAATTGTGTCAGCTGTGCGAGGAGTAGTCAACGACATGCT ACACCAAATCATGAGAAGCCCAAAGCTTTTGGAAATTCTATCTCAAACAGTGTTGGTGAAACGCCTTCAACTTCTTTGGGAAGTCAGATGAATGGTTCTGAACCTAATAAAAGAGAGGGTATTGATAGTATTGATCCAGCACTTCTTCTCCCACACCAGAATGACATCGCAAATAGGCCTATAAgccaaataaaaatggaagaagCCTTCCATCCTGCTGGAGATTCTGGAAGCACATTTTCGTCAAATTACAAAGGAGTTAAAGATATTCATGGATCACCAGTACAGACAAACTTAAGTATAGCTCTGTCTGCACCTTCACCGAACACAAAACTCTTTCCCACTACAATGGATGAGGGGGACTTGAACAAGACGATTTCTTCCTTGCAACAAGGGTCTAGGTCTCGTAATCTCTTGCCCAAACCCCCAAAATCTACTTCTGCTTTGGGACCAGAGACAACTGCTGGCATAATTTCACAGATTCGTGTTGCCAGGCCACCTGTTGAAGGTCGAATTAAGAATCAGCTGCTTCCACGTTATTGGCCGAGGATAACAGATCAGGAGTTGCAGCAAATATCTGGAGA CTCAAATTCCACCATCATACCATTATTTGAGAAGGTTCTGAGTGCAAGTGATGCAGGTCGAATTGGCCGTTTGGTACTTCCTAAAGCATGTGCTGAA GCATATTTCCCACCAATTTCTCAACCAGAAGGACTTCCTCTGCGGATTCAGGATGTGAAGGGCAAAGAATGGGTATTCCAGTTCAGATTTTGGCCAAACAACAACAGCAGAATGTATGTTCTTGAGGGTGTGACCCCTTGTATACAATCAATGCAATTACAAGCTGGAGATACAG tAACTTTCAGCCGCATGGATCCAGAAGGAAAGCTTTTAATGGGGTTTCGTAAAGCGTCAACTGTTAATTCAACTCAG GAAAATCGTCTATCAGCCATGTCCAAGAGTGTTTTCTCCACTGAGCCCACCTCCTTCTCTGCAATGCCTGAGAATCTACCTCTAATGAGTGGTTACTCTGGCCTTCTTCAGTCATTTAAAGGAAGCAGGGAATCTTCCGTAAATTTGTCTTCGAAACATTTCAATAGTGGCGATTTTAGCTGGTACTTAACTGAGAAGAATGGAGGCAGGAATGCAGATGGTGCCTTATCCCCTTCAATGCCTGTTTCAGAGCGTAAAAGAAGTCGTAATATTGGATCAAAAAGTAAGAGACTGCTCATTGATGCCCATGATGCTTTGGAGCTCAAACTTTCATGGGAAGAGTTACAGGATATGCTCCGACCACCAATGAGTGTCCAGCCAACCACTGTTACAATTGAGGACCAAGAATTTGAAGAATATGAA CAACCACCTGTTCTTGGGAAGAGGAGCATTTTTACTGTCCGCTTATCCGG GGAGCAGGAGCAATGGGCTCAATGTGATAATTGTTTTAAGTGGCGAAGGTTGCCAACTGATTATCTTCTACCTCCTCGGTGGACATGTCAAGACAATATTTCAGATCATAGCAG GTGCTCTTGTTCTGTCCCAGATGATCTAACGCCCAGAGAGCTCGAAAATCTTCTCAAAATGGACAAGG ATTTAAAGAAACAGAGAAGTGCTGCAAGCCAAAGGCAGGCTCATGATTCTTCTGATTTAGATTCTCAAGCAAATGGGATAAGTATTGCTGGTGATGTAAGAGAGCCGGGTCCTGCATCAgttgcaacaacaacaaaacaccCAAGGCATCGACCTGGCTGTTCTTGCATTGTGTGCATCCAGCCTCCCAGCGGGAAGGGCAAACATAATCCGACATGTACATGCAATGTCTGCATGACAGTCAAACGCCGTTTCAAGACACTTATGATGCGTAAAAAGAAGCGTCAATCAGAACGTGAAGCGGAACTCAGCCAACAGAGGAATCAACTTATGTGGAGCTCCAAGGAAGATACTGAAGTGGACAGCTTGGTGAAACCAGAAGTTGAACCTTCAGAGAGAGAAAGATCAGGAAGCGAGACACTGGCGAGGGGCCATAGCAGCGGCAATCAATTGCAGAAGCTTCCGGAAATAA CAAGCTTGTCTGCCGCTAGAGACATATCTGAGGCAGAATGGTCTAACAAGCTTGGTTTCTGA